Proteins encoded in a region of the Candidatus Aegiribacteria sp. genome:
- a CDS encoding 6-bladed beta-propeller: MRYTVIVAVCFFALFSCGDEENSVTKTNERVVPVDTLVIAMQIGTDYGDSTNTFGMISDAAIDNNGNILVLDRMVADIKMYDNQGEYVKNVTRRGNGPGELVLPWDMFIFGDGRLMVLDPGKQGFIVFDDSLRFIEELQLWQQNPPFQSCAVSDNQFASFKANLDITETEVIIHRMVALYTYAQENYDLLLWQDSLCLLREDVRNDRSLLYNNLEKPVAICSDGLGIVYFSLRNGDEYSVTGWDIEGAEMLDISLDLPHVEKTMEEMKAESTYVTSYVASRGNVGPQYEFRPDPLKDMVVNINIGPNGNLWVRRGTTLMPFFDIFDPTNGELLRQAIFIDDGYSW, translated from the coding sequence ATGAGATATACTGTAATAGTTGCTGTTTGTTTCTTTGCACTGTTTAGTTGCGGCGATGAAGAGAACAGCGTTACTAAAACCAATGAACGAGTTGTTCCAGTCGATACGCTTGTAATAGCAATGCAGATAGGAACTGATTACGGTGATTCCACAAATACCTTCGGTATGATTTCTGATGCTGCCATAGATAATAATGGTAACATCCTCGTTCTCGACCGGATGGTTGCAGATATCAAGATGTATGACAACCAGGGCGAGTATGTAAAAAATGTGACAAGGAGAGGCAACGGACCTGGAGAACTGGTTCTGCCCTGGGACATGTTTATTTTCGGTGACGGTAGATTGATGGTTTTAGATCCCGGCAAGCAGGGATTTATAGTTTTCGATGATTCCCTTCGGTTTATCGAAGAATTACAACTCTGGCAGCAGAACCCTCCATTCCAAAGCTGCGCGGTTTCAGACAACCAGTTCGCCTCATTTAAAGCTAATCTCGATATCACTGAAACTGAGGTAATAATACACCGAATGGTGGCACTCTACACATATGCTCAGGAGAACTATGATCTGCTGCTTTGGCAAGACTCCCTGTGTCTGCTACGAGAAGATGTCAGGAATGACCGGTCGTTACTCTACAACAACCTCGAAAAACCTGTGGCGATCTGCAGTGACGGTTTGGGTATAGTGTATTTTTCCCTTAGGAATGGAGATGAGTATTCGGTCACGGGATGGGACATCGAAGGTGCCGAAATGCTGGACATCTCCCTCGACCTGCCTCATGTAGAGAAAACTATGGAAGAAATGAAAGCCGAGAGCACGTATGTTACAAGCTACGTGGCAAGTAGAGGAAATGTGGGCCCCCAGTATGAGTTCCGTCCTGACCCCCTTAAGGACATGGTTGTCAACATCAATATTGGTCCCAACGGAAATCTCTGGGTTAGAAGAGGGACCACACTAATGCCATTCTTCGACATCTTCGACCCGACAAACGGTGAGTTGTTAAGACAGGCAATATTCATTGATGATGGTTATAGCTGGA